One window of Cucurbita pepo subsp. pepo cultivar mu-cu-16 chromosome LG19, ASM280686v2, whole genome shotgun sequence genomic DNA carries:
- the LOC111782278 gene encoding pentatricopeptide repeat-containing protein At5g46460, mitochondrial-like isoform X1 has product MRNVGAKLPTFKILLLSFQFSLSVQRIGCSLISSSSYICLFGTKRFSVSTTPSYNYWLSLHLRNGRINEARSLFDHISSPGVNLYTMMIAGYAEKGRLEDALKLFYEMPVKDLVSWNSMLKGCLKCGDLSMAWNVFDKMPQRNVISWTTIIDGLLEFGRVEVAERFFWEMPTRDVAAWNSMVHGYFSNGRVEDAVELFEKMPFRNVISWTSVIGGLDQNGRSYEALLVFQKMLASFIKPTSSTLACALTACANIRTFFIGVQIHGLIVKTGHCFDEYIAASLITFYANCKLIQNAFDIFNDDLRRNVAVWTALLTGYGLNCKHDDALRVFKGMMRMCVLPNQSSLTSALNSCCGLEAVDRGREVHSVAYKLGLENDIFVGNSLVVMYTKCGQIRDGVVVFTGMSRKNVVSWNSIIVGCAQHGFGMWALTLFAQMIRSRVDPDEITLIGLLSACSHSGLLTKGRSFFKHFGKNLCIEMTNEHYASMVDLLGRYGELDEAEALIHTMPIKANYTVWLALLSSCSKHSNVDVAERAAKCVLELQPSCSAAYTLLSNLYASNGKWTEVSKIRKKMKDEGILKQPGSSWITVKGIRHDFLSGDRSHPSSRKIYQKLEWLRGKLKELGYVPDPKFSLHDVESEQKEEMLSSHSERLAIGFGLISTVEGSTITVMKNLRICGDCHNAIKLIAKVVGREIVVRDSSRFHHFRSGACSCGDYW; this is encoded by the coding sequence ATGCGAAACGTTGGCGCCAAATTAccaactttcaaaattttgctATTGTCATTCCAATTCTCCCTCTCTGTTCAACGCATTGGCTGTTCTTTGATTTCGTCGAGCTcttatatttgtttgtttggaaCCAAAAGGTTCTCTGTTTCGACCACTCCCTCTTACAATTATTGGCTTTCTCTTCATCTAAGAAACGGAAGAATCAATGAAGCCCGATCATTATTTGATCACATATCTTCTCCTGGTGTTAACTTATACACCATGATGATTGCGGGTTATGCAGAAAAAGGTAGGCTTGAGGATGCCCTGAAACTGTTCTATGAAATGCCTGTGAAGGATCTGGTTTCTTGGAATTCTATGCTCAAAGGGTGTCTCAAATGTGGGGATTTAAGTATGGCCTGGAACGTGTTTGACAAAATGCCGCAAAGGAATGTCATTTCTTGGACGACCATAATCGATGGGCTGCTGGAGTTTGGGAGAGTTGAGGTTGCTGAGCGCTTTTTCTGGGAGATGCCCACTAGGGATGTTGCTGCCTGGAATTCCATGGTTCATGGATATTTTAGTAATGGTAGAGTTGAAGATGCCGTTGAGTTGTTTGAGAAAATGCCTTTCCGGAATGTGATTTCGTGGACTTCTGTGATTGGTGGGCTTGACCAGAATGGAAGGAGTTACGAAGCTCTACTTGTTTTCCAGAAAATGTTGGCTTCCTTTATCAAACCCACTTCGAGCACGTTGGCCTGTGCATTGACAGCTTGTGCAAACATACGTACTTTCTTCATAGGTGTACAGATTCATGGTCTAATTGTTAAGACTGGTCACTGCTTTGATGAATACATAGCTGCTTCCCTTATAACATTTTATGCAAACTGCAAGCTAATACAGAATGCTTTCGACATTTTTAACGACGATTTACGGAGAAATGTTGCGGTTTGGACGGCTCTTCTAACGGGATATGGATTGAACTGTAAGCACGACGATGCGTTACGGGTTTTCAAGGGTATGATGAGAATGTGTGTGCTTCCTAATCAATCTTCTCTGACTAGTGCTCTAAATTCATGTTGTGGATTAGAGGCTGTTGATAGAGGCAGGGAAGTTCATAGTGTAGCTTACAAGCTAGGCTTGGAAAATGATATCTTTGTCGGTAATTCTCTCGTGGTTATGTATACTAAATGTGGACAAATTCGTGATGGGGTTGTTGTCTTCACAGGAATGTCTAGAAAGAATGTTGTGTCCTGGAACTCCATCATTGTTGGATGTGCACAACATGGTTTTGGGATGTGGGCTTTGACTCTCTTCGCTCAAATGATTCGTTCAAGGGTGGATCCAGACGAGATTACGCTCATAGGATTACTTTCAGCTTGCAGCCATTCTGGATTGTTAACAAAAGGTAGAAGCTTTTTCAAGCATTTTGGCAAAAACTTGTGTATTGAGATGACAAATGAGCACTATGCTTCTATGGTTGATCTATTAGGCCGATATGGCGAATTGGACGAAGCCGAAGCGCTGATTCATACCATGCCTATCAAAGCTAACTACACGGTGTGGCTTGCACTGCTCAGCAGTTGCTCCAAACACTCTAATGTGGATGTAGCTGAAAGGGCAGCAAAATGTGTGTTGGAACTACAACCAAGCTGTAGTGCTGCTTATACATTACTCTCCAATCTATACGCTTCTAATGGAAAATGGACTGAAGTTTCCAaaataaggaagaagatgaaagatGAAGGGATTTTAAAGCAACCTGGAAGTAGCTGGATTACAGTTAAGGGGATCAGGCATGATTTTCTTTCGGGCGATCGGTCGCATCCATCGAGCCGAAAAATATACCAAAAACTAGAATGGCTAAGAGGGAAGTTGAAGGAATTGGGTTATGTACCTGATCCGAAGTTCTCCTTGCATGATGTTGAGTCAGAACAAAAGGAAGAGATGCTGTCAAGTCATAGTGAGAGGCTTGCTATTGGGTTTGGATTAATCAGTACAGTTGAGGGTAGCACCATAACAGTAATGAAAAACCTCCGCATTTGTGGCGATTGTCACAATGCCATCAAGCTTATAGCGAAAGTCGTCGGTCGGGAAATCGTCGTTAGAGACTCTAGCCGCTTTCATCACTTTCGTAGCGGAGCCTGTTCTTGTGGAGATTACTGGTAG
- the LOC111782278 gene encoding pentatricopeptide repeat-containing protein At5g46460, mitochondrial-like isoform X2 has product MRNVGAKLPTFKILLLSFQFSLSVQRIGCSLISSSSYICLFGTKRFSVSTTPSYNYWLSLHLRNGRINEARSLFDHISSPGVNLYTMMIAGYAEKGRLEDALKLFYEMPVKDLVSWNSMLKGCLKCGDLSMAWNVFDKMPQRNVISWTTIIDGLLEFGRVEVAERFFWEMPTRDVAAWNSMVHGYFSNGRVEDAVELFEKMPFRNVISWTSVIGGLDQNGRSYEALLVFQKMLASFIKPTSSTLACALTACANIRTFFIGVQIHGLIVKTGHCFDEYIAASLITFYANCKLIQNAFDIFNDDLRRNVAVWTALLTGYGLNCKHDDALRVFKGMMRMCVLPNQSSLTSALNSCCGLEAVDRGREVHSVAYKLGLENDIFVGNSLVVMYTKCGQIRDGVVVFTGMSRKNVVSWNSIIVGCAQHGFGMWALTLFAQMIRSRVDPDEITLIGLLSACSHSGLLTKGRYGELDEAEALIHTMPIKANYTVWLALLSSCSKHSNVDVAERAAKCVLELQPSCSAAYTLLSNLYASNGKWTEVSKIRKKMKDEGILKQPGSSWITVKGIRHDFLSGDRSHPSSRKIYQKLEWLRGKLKELGYVPDPKFSLHDVESEQKEEMLSSHSERLAIGFGLISTVEGSTITVMKNLRICGDCHNAIKLIAKVVGREIVVRDSSRFHHFRSGACSCGDYW; this is encoded by the exons ATGCGAAACGTTGGCGCCAAATTAccaactttcaaaattttgctATTGTCATTCCAATTCTCCCTCTCTGTTCAACGCATTGGCTGTTCTTTGATTTCGTCGAGCTcttatatttgtttgtttggaaCCAAAAGGTTCTCTGTTTCGACCACTCCCTCTTACAATTATTGGCTTTCTCTTCATCTAAGAAACGGAAGAATCAATGAAGCCCGATCATTATTTGATCACATATCTTCTCCTGGTGTTAACTTATACACCATGATGATTGCGGGTTATGCAGAAAAAGGTAGGCTTGAGGATGCCCTGAAACTGTTCTATGAAATGCCTGTGAAGGATCTGGTTTCTTGGAATTCTATGCTCAAAGGGTGTCTCAAATGTGGGGATTTAAGTATGGCCTGGAACGTGTTTGACAAAATGCCGCAAAGGAATGTCATTTCTTGGACGACCATAATCGATGGGCTGCTGGAGTTTGGGAGAGTTGAGGTTGCTGAGCGCTTTTTCTGGGAGATGCCCACTAGGGATGTTGCTGCCTGGAATTCCATGGTTCATGGATATTTTAGTAATGGTAGAGTTGAAGATGCCGTTGAGTTGTTTGAGAAAATGCCTTTCCGGAATGTGATTTCGTGGACTTCTGTGATTGGTGGGCTTGACCAGAATGGAAGGAGTTACGAAGCTCTACTTGTTTTCCAGAAAATGTTGGCTTCCTTTATCAAACCCACTTCGAGCACGTTGGCCTGTGCATTGACAGCTTGTGCAAACATACGTACTTTCTTCATAGGTGTACAGATTCATGGTCTAATTGTTAAGACTGGTCACTGCTTTGATGAATACATAGCTGCTTCCCTTATAACATTTTATGCAAACTGCAAGCTAATACAGAATGCTTTCGACATTTTTAACGACGATTTACGGAGAAATGTTGCGGTTTGGACGGCTCTTCTAACGGGATATGGATTGAACTGTAAGCACGACGATGCGTTACGGGTTTTCAAGGGTATGATGAGAATGTGTGTGCTTCCTAATCAATCTTCTCTGACTAGTGCTCTAAATTCATGTTGTGGATTAGAGGCTGTTGATAGAGGCAGGGAAGTTCATAGTGTAGCTTACAAGCTAGGCTTGGAAAATGATATCTTTGTCGGTAATTCTCTCGTGGTTATGTATACTAAATGTGGACAAATTCGTGATGGGGTTGTTGTCTTCACAGGAATGTCTAGAAAGAATGTTGTGTCCTGGAACTCCATCATTGTTGGATGTGCACAACATGGTTTTGGGATGTGGGCTTTGACTCTCTTCGCTCAAATGATTCGTTCAAGGGTGGATCCAGACGAGATTACGCTCATAGGATTACTTTCAGCTTGCAGCCATTCTGGATTGTTAACAAAAG GCCGATATGGCGAATTGGACGAAGCCGAAGCGCTGATTCATACCATGCCTATCAAAGCTAACTACACGGTGTGGCTTGCACTGCTCAGCAGTTGCTCCAAACACTCTAATGTGGATGTAGCTGAAAGGGCAGCAAAATGTGTGTTGGAACTACAACCAAGCTGTAGTGCTGCTTATACATTACTCTCCAATCTATACGCTTCTAATGGAAAATGGACTGAAGTTTCCAaaataaggaagaagatgaaagatGAAGGGATTTTAAAGCAACCTGGAAGTAGCTGGATTACAGTTAAGGGGATCAGGCATGATTTTCTTTCGGGCGATCGGTCGCATCCATCGAGCCGAAAAATATACCAAAAACTAGAATGGCTAAGAGGGAAGTTGAAGGAATTGGGTTATGTACCTGATCCGAAGTTCTCCTTGCATGATGTTGAGTCAGAACAAAAGGAAGAGATGCTGTCAAGTCATAGTGAGAGGCTTGCTATTGGGTTTGGATTAATCAGTACAGTTGAGGGTAGCACCATAACAGTAATGAAAAACCTCCGCATTTGTGGCGATTGTCACAATGCCATCAAGCTTATAGCGAAAGTCGTCGGTCGGGAAATCGTCGTTAGAGACTCTAGCCGCTTTCATCACTTTCGTAGCGGAGCCTGTTCTTGTGGAGATTACTGGTAG
- the LOC111781710 gene encoding uncharacterized protein LOC111781710, with amino-acid sequence MDIDPKEQDDDQQQDSRKKQKLVEDFQSSYPQYRMEKSLRIADVKEIEMFNVPSEDDQQKDSRKKQKLVDDFQSPYPQFRMERPLRIAGVEEIKMFNVPPEIRGRFEVREREEYTEESSKRARTRSPEVIRLRADSSSEAFSMEAVKLEEKMAEPLKLMEEIVSVYSKYIDHILLMARNRFKDEDKWNFGRNECGGLAEIFLKNIQTLGSELVRMKNDLSQMKNYFIIAPRIRQIMNQLETMHESFDRSPNISASAKPNCTKQELIACMEELNQFKKQFRNEDIILELFIESIRQPVNAFDLSKQEQNDKLLYGHHDLQRDKESHGGFEHKVKEATREDLLGYESHSQYHDYDIILQFNKLAMESDRRYVASKLQKEQKDEENDGRSKYKTEEGETPPIKKNLEESNTSETFKIKECPKVKTENDDPFDMPLKPLEELEEIVLKLYKFMDYTSSILKDIQRVKYKEQDKYHFLDNVRLLL; translated from the exons ATGGATATAGATCCGAAAGAACAAGATGATGATCAACAACAGGATTcgagaaagaaacagaaactcGTTGAAGATTTTCAGTCATCATATCCTCAATATCGAATGGAGAAATCTCTGAGAATAGCGGATGTGAAAGAAATCGAGATGTTTAATGTTCCATCAGAGGATGATCAGCAAAAGGATTcgagaaagaaacagaaactcGTTGATGATTTCCAGTCACCGTATCCTCAATTTCGAATGGAGAGACCTCTGAGAATAGCGGGCGTGGAAGAAATCAAGATGTTTAATGTTCCACCAGAAATCCGAGGTCGTTTCGAAGTGAGAGAAAGGGAGGAATATACGGAAGAATCATCGAAAAGAGCAAGAACAAGATCCCCTGAAGTTATTCGTCTGCGTGCAGATTCGAGTAGCGAAGCATTTAGTATGGAGGCAGTGAAATTAGAGGAGAAAATGGCAGAGCCACTGAAATTGATGGAGGAAATCGTGAGTGTATACAGTAAGTACATTGATCATATACTTCTAATGGCGAGAAATCGATTCAAAGATGAGGACAAGTGGAATTTTGGTAGAAATGAGTGCGGCGGCCTGGCTGAGATTTTCTTGAAAAACATCCAAACCTTAGGATCTGAATTAGTGCGAATGAAGAATGATTTGAGTCAAATGAAGAACTATTTCATCATAGCTCCCCGTATTCGTCAGATTATGAATCAACTGGAAACGATGCATGAAAGCTTCGACCGATCTCCGAATATTAGCGCTTCTGCAAAGCCAAACTGCACAAAACAAGAACTGATCGCCTGTATGGAAGAGCTTAATCAGTTCAAGAAACAATT TAGAAACGAAGACATTATCCTTGAACTATTCATTGAGTCGATTCGTCAACCTGTAAACGCGTTTGATCTTTCCAAGCAAGAACAAAACGACAAACTTCTCTACGGTCACCACGATCTGCAAAGAGACAAAGAAAGCCATGGCGGATTTGAGCATAAAGTTAAAGAAGCCACTCGAGAAGATCTCCTTGGATATGAATCACATTCTCAATATCATGATTACGATATTATCCTTCAGTTCAACAAATTGGCCATGGAGTCGGATCGTAGATACGTTGCCAGTAAACTCcagaaagaacaaaaggatgaagaaaatgacGGAAGATCCAAGTATAAAACTGAAGAAGGTGAGACTCCTCCGATTAAAAAGAACCTGGAAGAATCGAATACTTCAGaaacattcaaaatcaaagagtGTCCAAAAGTGAAGACAGAGAATGATGATCCGTTTGATATGCCATTGAAGCCTCTTGAAGAACTGGAGGAAATTGTGTTGAAACTCTACAAATTCATGGATTATACATCTTCGATACTGAAAGATATACAGAGAGTGAAATACAAAGAGCAGGATAAGTATCATTTTCTTGACAACGTTCGCCTCCT GCTATAA
- the LOC111782001 gene encoding titin homolog, producing the protein MVDKEIKEDEDILLRFIESAMESGPEFKKQQDDLRLANKEGEFKKEQDDLSLANKAEFKKEQDDLSLANKEGDGGFKSETGEENHEVLNDHISYSSCDIKEDEDIILRLHESFMDSVCESVHAADLARQQILADKESSGGFKHKIEEEKQEDLHEDASQSLNAIEKDEDMILRLNRLFLEAVRQFLADRERPDGFKPETEEHLRADSPHSRYIKKNEDIILRLDDLFMESVREFKTKQDRRSLADEKSQGGFKHQIQEESQGGFKHQNGKESHGGFKHQNGEESHGGFKHQNREESHGGFKHQNREESHGGFKHQNREESHGGFKHQNREESHGGFKHQNREESHGGFKHQNREESHGGFKHQNREESHGGFKHQNREESHGGFKHQNREESHGGFKHQNREESHGGFKHQNREESHGGFKHQIREENRYAFSRNEDIILELFIESIRQPVNAFDLSKQEQNDKLLYGHHDLQRDKESHGGFEHKVKEATREDLLGYESHSQYHDYDIILQFNKLAMESDRRYVASKLQKEQKDEENDGRSKYKTEEGETPPIKKNLEESNTSETFKIKECPKVKTENDDPFDMPLKPLEELEEIVLKLYKFMDYTSSILKDIQRVKYKEQDKYHFLDNVRLLFLSSSRKVDVIIDELKLLKDKEIGEVKSPPTNALSPEIALFQAVEINAKLVNRSFIHTVAFLYDDKCREKEISCCIAEMNRTMENLRVVLLRARPRKWLLSRSLRI; encoded by the exons ATGGTAGACAAGGAAATCAAGGAAGACGAAGATATACTCCTTCGGTTCATCGAATCGGCCATGGAGTCAGGTCCTGAATTCAAGAAACAACAAGATGATCTACGCCTTGCAAATAAAGAAGGTGAATtcaagaaagaacaagatgaTCTAAGCCTTGCAAATAAAGCTGAATtcaagaaagaacaagatgaTCTAAGCCTTGCAAATAAAGAAGGTGATGGCGGATTCAAGTCTGAAACTGGAGAAGAAAATCACGAAGTTCTCAATGATCATATATCGTATTCTTCGTGTGATATCAAGGAAGACGAAGACATTATCCTACGGCTGCACGAATCGTTCATGGACTCGGTTTGTGAATCAGTGCACGCGGCTGATTTGGCTCGTCAACAAATCCTTGCAGACAAAGAAAGTAGTGGCGGattcaaacataaaattgaagaagaaaaacaggaAGACCTCCATGAAGATGCATCGCAATCTCTAAATGCTATCGAGAAAGATGAAGATATGATCCTTCGGTTGAACAGATTGTTCTTGGAGGCAGTTCGTCAATTCCTTGCAGACAGAGAAAGGCCTGACGGATTCAAGCCTGAAACTGAAGAACATCTCCGTGCGGATTCACCACATTCTCGATATATCAAGAAAAACGAAGATATTATCCTTCGGTTGGACGATTTGTTCATGGAGTCAGTTCGTGAATTCAAGACAAAACAAGATCGTCGAAGCCTAGCAGACGAAAAAAGCCAGGGCGGATTTAAGCATcaaattcaagaagaaagccAGGGCGGATTTAAGCatcaaaatggaaaagaaagccatggcggatttaaacatcaaaatggagaagaaagcCATGGCGGatttaaacatcaaaatcgAGAAGAAAGCCATGGCGGatttaaacatcaaaatcgAGAAGAAAGCCATGGCGGatttaaacatcaaaatcgAGAAGAAAGCCATGGCGGatttaaacatcaaaatcgAGAAGAAAGCCATGGCGGatttaaacatcaaaatcgAGAAGAAAGCCATGGCGGatttaaacatcaaaatcgAGAAGAAAGCCATGGCGGatttaaacatcaaaatcgAGAAGAAAGCCATGGCGGatttaaacatcaaaatcgAGAAGAAAGCCATGGCGGatttaaacatcaaaatcgAGAAGAAAGCCATGGCGGatttaaacatcaaaatcgAGAAGAAAGCCATGGCGGatttaaacatcaaaatcgAGAAGAAAGCCATGGCGGATTTAAAC ATCAAATTCGAGAAGAAAACCGATATGCTTTCAGTAGAAACGAAGACATTATCCTTGAACTATTCATTGAGTCGATTCGTCAACCTGTAAACGCGTTTGATCTTTCCAAGCAAGAACAAAACGACAAACTTCTCTACGGTCACCACGATCTGCAAAGAGACAAAGAAAGCCATGGCGGATTTGAGCATAAAGTTAAAGAAGCCACTCGAGAAGATCTCCTTGGATATGAATCACATTCTCAATATCATGATTACGATATTATCCTTCAGTTCAACAAATTGGCCATGGAGTCGGATCGTAGATACGTTGCCAGTAAACTCcagaaagaacaaaaggatgaagaaaatgacGGAAGATCCAAGTATAAAACTGAAGAAGGTGAGACTCCTCCGATTAAAAAGAACCTGGAAGAATCGAATACTTCAGaaacattcaaaatcaaagagtGTCCAAAAGTGAAGACAGAGAATGATGATCCGTTTGATATGCCATTGAAGCCTCTTGAAGAACTGGAGGAAATTGTGTTGAAACTCTACAAATTCATGGATTATACATCTTCGATACTGAAAGATATACAGAGAGTGAAATACAAAGAGCAGGATAAGTATCATTTTCTTGACAACGTTCGCCTCCTGTTTCTGTCGTCGTCTCGGAAGGTGGACGTAATAATTGATGAACTGAAACTTTTGAAGGATAAAGAAATTGGGGAGGTGAAATCTCCCCCCACAAATGCTCTGAGTCCTGAAATCGCTTTATTTCAAGCGGTAGAGATAAATGCAAAGTTGGTCAATCGCTCTTTTATCCATACCGTTGCTTTCCTGTATGATGACAAATGTAGGGAAAAGGAGATTTCATGTTGCATAGCTGAGATGAATCGAACCATGGAAAACCTCAGGGTAGTTCTCTTGAGAGCAAGACCACGAAAATGGCTACTTTCCAGGTCACTAAGAATTTGA